The genomic window TACTCTCTTGCCCTAGTAATGGAGCAGTAGTCAAGAGAAGCAATATTATGAGCGTGTATTTATTCATCCTAAAGGTTTTTTTAATCCTATCATATTTATTCAAATATCTTCCAAATGATCATCATTGGGGAAGAAACAAAATTGCACGTTTATTTTGGACTAGCTGCTGCACGCAAGCTCTCTATACTAAATCTATTTCGATTGAAAATGGTCTAATATTATAATGTTGAAGTTCAATCTTATAGATGGGGACAGCTTTATGATTTTGCGTAAGCTTCTGGTCAGGAATTCCCCATTCATTATACTAACTTAACATAATTATGATTATATGCCCGAAGGTCTTGCGCTGGATAAAGGGGACACTTAGTAAGTAAGTGTATGAAGATTAACGATTTAGAGAAGCTTAGTAGCGAGCTGCATTCTGGTGAGTTTAAATACCGGCTTGTCAGTCGCTATCGTATGGGCTTGTATAGTCCGTTGGAAATTTGGCAAAGCTATGGAGTAAGTCGTAGCTTATTACATAAGTGGAACTGCCAGTACTACCGAAATTTCATTTTATCTGTAAAACCACCTAACTCTATGAATTCCAGGAAAAACTCCAACAAGCAGCGCATCGCTCAGCTAGAGCGTCAGCTTCGCGAGCTCAAAGCCGCCTATGCAGAAGAAAAACTCAAACGTCAGATGTACGAGAAAGTCATCCGTATAGCTGAAGAAGAATTTGAGATGCCGGTTAGAAAAAAGGCTGGCGCCAAGCAGTTGCGGAAGGACGCAGGGACTACCCCTTAGTGAGTATGACACAACTCTGCCGCGTGTTTGGCCGACATCGTCAGGCCTGGTATCGAGCCACCCTGACTAAAGAGCGTCAAGATATGCAGGAGCTACTGATCCTGGAGAAAGTTCGGCGCATCCGCAAGGAACTTCCTCGCATGGGAACAGAAAAGCTCCACGTCTGTTTGAAGCATTTTTATCGGGATCACTACATCAAAATGGGTCGAGATCGGCTGAATCGAATTCTGAAGTCAGCGGGTTTATTGGTTCCCAAGCACAGCCGTAGAGCGCGTACAACGCATTCCCGGCACAGATTCCGGAAATACGCCAACCTGATCAAGGGGCTGCAACCTGCTCGAGCTAATGAGCTCTGGGTCAGTGATATAACCTACATATCTGTAGGCGGATACTTCTGTTATCTCAGCCTGGTAACAGATGCTTACTCTCGTAAGATCGTTGGCTGGAATCTGGGCAGAACGCTCGAAGCCAAGGGCCCTATAGCTGCCCTAAACATGGCCATTAAGCAGCGAAAGGATCCTAAGCAAACCCTCATCCATCATTCTGATAGAGGCATCCAATACTGCTCTCATGCTTATGTGGAAATCCTGGAAGAAAACCAGATACAAATTAGTATGACAGAGGGAGAATCCTATGAAAATGCCATTGCTGAACGGGTCAATGGGATGCTCAAGAATGAGGTGTTTATGACACAAGGCTTCCCCAATTTTGAACTGGCCCTGGCAGAAGTACAAAGAGGTATCAAAGCCTACAATACCCTGATGCCACATAGATCCTGTGATATGCTAACACCAGCTAAGGCGCACAAAAAGAAAGGTGTGCTCAAAAGAAGATGGAAGGACTATCGCAAACTCAAACTTCAGGCCCTGGATTACGAACGAGACTCCCACGATCCAGTATCGTCCGTCTCTCCTCCCCTGCCCCGCAAGACGCCAGACACAGAGTCCGGGAGGAGAATGAATACCTTTTTGAATCTTGAACAATCAATTAAAAACAGTCCGAATAATCCAGGGTAAGAGTGAAGGTCCTGTCGCAAAATAGCTTGACAGTCTAAGATTATGTTAACGGAAATGAAACGATTAAAAAGTCCCTTAGAAATTTGGCAAAGCTATAGAGTTGAGTATCTATTCTATAAGCAGATAAATGGTATCCTAGTTTTCTATGACCAGCTTCCTTTTCCTACCTTTAGAATCCTCAATTTCTACGGATATCACATTCTTCGGTAAAAATAAGCGACGTGTCGATTGGGAAAGAAAGCTATTGCCATACGGTAATTCTTCCCGATATGATTTTCCGTCTTTTAACTGTATCCTTGCGACGCAATCCAGCTGGTCCAGGGTGATCACCTTTTTGGGATCCACTGCTTGACTGAAAGCTTTTAATGGACCTTGGTTTTGCCCGGCAAGGAGCACTAGATTATCTGTTTGAGTAAAAAGTTTTACCAGACTTTTGCCATCTCCAGGAATTGAAATACCGCTTTCTTCTAATGAAAGCGGACTAAATTCTCCATTCCCATCATTAATCAGTACCAAGCCATTGAGCGCATCATATCTTCCCATTCCCAGTTCTGTTCCATAATCATTGCCTGTTAGGAGCATGTCAGCTAGGTTGTCCTGGTTGAAATCACCTGTAGCTATTGCATAAACCGGAGCAAGCTGAGCTTCCTGGGGCAGACTTCGTATTTGAAACTTTCCCTCTCCCAAATTCTCTATGTAGGCACTTTGTAAATAAGTCGCCTGTAATACTAGCGGTTCAATATCTGGAAATTGCATTAGGATTTCCGGTACACTTGCCAAAGCGTAATCTCTGTGATAGAGGTATAATTTTTTAATGGTTATGAGCTGTTTTTCCATATCCGTCTTTCCGAAGTACGGAAATTCAGTAAGTTCTCCCTGCGTATTGGGGAAATATGCACTAGGGATGGCGTCAAGCCCTGCACCTTGTGCTCGATGATTATTGGCATCAAAATCTGCGACGTAAATGGAAATTGGTCTTTCATGGCTGGCTTTTAGCAAACTGTTTGTACCTAAATTGCCTGCGATATAGTCTACATCTCCATCCAGGTCAAAGTCAGCGGCTGCCAGACTATTCCAAAATCCTGTAGATGACTCCAGGGCTGGGACAGAATGCTTGAGTAAAACACCTGCTTCATTTCGGAGAAATGTCAGGGGCATCCATTCCCCCGCGAGCATTAGGTCGATCCAACCATCATTGTCAAAGTCTGTCCATAATGCGTCGCTAACAAGTCCCATGTCGATAAGCGCGGTTGCATGACTTTCATTGCCTATACTGAACTTCCCAGAACCATCATTTATCAATAGATAGCTAGACACAGGCCGAGGGTATTGGGCGGGATGAACGCGACCACCCACAAACAAATCCAGGTCTCCATCCCTATCAAAGTCGCTCGCTTTTACACAAGATCCGCTGCTCAAAAAATCGGGGAGAGATTCGTCTTTTGGAGTGAAATTTCCGCCTTCATTGAAAAAGAGCCTATCCTTATACATGCTATCCAGTTGGTTGGATTCATATCCCCCACTGACACAGTACAAATCCTGGTCACCATCATTATCCGCATCGAAGAATAAAAGTCCAAGTTCTTCTCTTATATTATCTTGAGAAGATTCAGCCATTAAGTCCCTGGATTCGAAACTTCCGTCTGATTGCTGGATAAAGAATTTTCCTGCTTTTTGGGAAGATCCGCCCTTATATATGTCGTCCAATCCATCTCCATTCACATCCCCCACAGCCAATCCTGGACCATATTGAGAAAATTTATGAAGCAGAAGTCTTTGAATATTAAAGTCTATGAAATCATTCTCTTTGTGAACATGGTTTAATC from Bacteroidia bacterium includes these protein-coding regions:
- a CDS encoding IS3 family transposase; translated protein: MTQLCRVFGRHRQAWYRATLTKERQDMQELLILEKVRRIRKELPRMGTEKLHVCLKHFYRDHYIKMGRDRLNRILKSAGLLVPKHSRRARTTHSRHRFRKYANLIKGLQPARANELWVSDITYISVGGYFCYLSLVTDAYSRKIVGWNLGRTLEAKGPIAALNMAIKQRKDPKQTLIHHSDRGIQYCSHAYVEILEENQIQISMTEGESYENAIAERVNGMLKNEVFMTQGFPNFELALAEVQRGIKAYNTLMPHRSCDMLTPAKAHKKKGVLKRRWKDYRKLKLQALDYERDSHDPVSSVSPPLPRKTPDTESGRRMNTFLNLEQSIKNSPNNPG